The Kitasatospora sp. NBC_00374 genome has a segment encoding these proteins:
- a CDS encoding RNA polymerase sigma factor, giving the protein MSTLIDHARAGDPVAWSEFYLRYRGPLVTYLLRRTRGDRTLAEDLTQETFVRAMRSIRGYRWTGTDFSAWLITIARNLLNDHSRRAMNTEIPVFEIPERDSGVSVEGLVISALESAESAARLEFAMTKLTRAQQEALRMRYWDGLTARQISQRTGKGVGAIKTLGYRARERLRQELAEAH; this is encoded by the coding sequence ATGTCGACTCTGATCGATCACGCCCGAGCGGGCGATCCGGTGGCCTGGAGTGAGTTCTATCTCCGTTACCGCGGCCCGCTGGTGACCTACCTTCTGCGGCGCACGAGGGGCGACCGCACACTGGCCGAGGATCTGACCCAGGAGACGTTCGTCCGCGCGATGCGGTCCATTCGGGGTTACCGCTGGACCGGGACCGATTTCTCTGCCTGGCTGATCACTATTGCCAGAAATCTTCTCAATGATCACTCAAGGCGGGCCATGAACACCGAGATTCCGGTATTCGAGATCCCCGAGCGGGATTCCGGCGTGAGCGTCGAAGGTCTCGTCATCTCCGCGCTCGAATCCGCCGAGAGCGCGGCCAGGCTCGAATTCGCCATGACCAAGCTCACCCGCGCCCAGCAGGAAGCGCTCAGGATGCGCTACTGGGACGGCCTCACCGCGCGGCAGATCTCGCAGCGCACGGGCAAGGGCGTCGGAGCGATCAAGACTCTCGGCTACCGGGCCAGGGAACGGCTGCGCCAGGAACTCGCCGAGGCCCACTGA
- a CDS encoding helix-turn-helix domain-containing protein codes for MASSIDKGAEHASAALRFGSAVHAAAERAGYDLRPGAGGRKALAEDVGMSPSAVGRMLRGETLPHPTQFERIADAVRVELRDLLVRGGVISADSANNLPVRVRSHPISPEEAADTWGITDPVIRRFLLATIAQAIGLQQETRKEEAG; via the coding sequence ATGGCATCCAGCATTGACAAGGGCGCGGAACACGCCTCGGCCGCCCTCCGGTTCGGCAGCGCGGTGCACGCGGCCGCCGAGCGGGCGGGCTACGACCTGCGGCCGGGAGCCGGCGGACGGAAGGCCCTGGCCGAGGACGTGGGTATGAGCCCCTCGGCGGTGGGCCGCATGCTCAGGGGCGAGACACTTCCCCATCCGACCCAGTTCGAACGAATTGCCGATGCCGTCCGGGTCGAGCTTCGCGACCTTCTGGTGCGCGGAGGCGTTATCTCTGCAGATTCCGCCAACAATCTTCCCGTGCGAGTACGCTCACACCCCATCAGTCCCGAGGAAGCAGCCGACACCTGGGGTATCACCGACCCTGTGATCCGCCGGTTCCTCCTCGCCACCATCGCGCAAGCGATCGGCCTGCAGCAGGAGACCCGGAAAGAGGAGGCGGGATGA
- a CDS encoding PaaI family thioesterase — MTVPNPRTPSSESSATAAGPAGLSGEELLQAVVDGRIAAPPISTTLGFSLTAVRPGHAAVAGETGPHLGNINGTVHGGYLATLMDSVLGASVLTLLPPGAGISTVQLNVNFVRPVPIGLGPLHCSAHVVHLGRTLATAQAQLVGMDGGRLHAHATATVAISPPDLRTEC, encoded by the coding sequence ATGACGGTACCCAACCCCCGAACCCCCTCCTCGGAGTCGTCCGCGACGGCGGCAGGCCCGGCGGGCCTGTCCGGCGAGGAGCTGCTGCAAGCCGTGGTCGACGGCCGGATCGCCGCGCCCCCGATCTCCACCACCCTCGGATTCTCGCTGACCGCCGTCCGGCCTGGCCACGCCGCGGTGGCGGGTGAGACCGGCCCGCATCTCGGCAACATCAACGGCACGGTCCACGGCGGCTATCTCGCCACGCTGATGGACTCAGTGCTCGGTGCCTCGGTGCTCACCCTGTTGCCACCGGGCGCGGGCATCTCGACGGTGCAGCTGAACGTGAACTTCGTCCGTCCCGTCCCGATCGGCCTCGGCCCGCTGCACTGCAGCGCCCACGTCGTGCACCTGGGGCGGACGTTGGCGACCGCGCAGGCCCAGCTGGTGGGCATGGACGGTGGGCGGCTGCACGCCCACGCCACGGCCACCGTCGCCATCTCCCCGCCCGACCTCCGCACCGAGTGTTGA